A window of Hordeum vulgare subsp. vulgare chromosome 5H, MorexV3_pseudomolecules_assembly, whole genome shotgun sequence genomic DNA:
ATTCACCAAGAGTTTATAAATacaaatatgcatgtatgtagggcGGTGAAGCGAGTCAACTGCTTCCACCGGTCGGGTTTCAGCACGACGGGATGCAACTCATCAGGGAGCACGTACATGGTGCTGTTCGGCCTAATGCAGCTGCTGCTCTCCCAGCTGCCCAGCCTGCACAACATCGCCTGGCTctccgtcgtcgccgtcgccacctCCTTCGGCTATTCCTTCATCAGCCTTGGTCTCTGCGCCGCCAAGTGGGCCTCCCATGGTGACATCCGCGGCACCCTCGCCGGCGCCGATGTCGACGCGCCCCGTGACAAGGCCTTCAACGTCCTTCTGGCCCTAGGCAACATCGCCTTCTCCTACACCTTCGCCGACGTGCTCATCGAGATCCAGGACACGCTGAAGTCTCCTCCCGCGGAGAACAAGACCATGAAGCGCGCGTCGCTCTACGGCCTTAGCATGACCACCGTCTTCTACCTCCTCCTCGGCTGCACCGGCTACGCAGCCTTCGGTAACGACGCCGCCGGGAACATCCTCACGGGTTTGGCCTTCTACGAGCCCTACTGGCTCGTCGACGTCGCCAACGTGTGTGTCATCGTGCACCTGGCCGGCGCCTACCAGGTGTTCGCGCAGCCCATCTTCGCGAGGCTGGAGAGCTACGTTGCGTGCCGGTGGCCGGACGCGAAGATCATCAACGCCACCTACTACGTGCGCGTGCCGGGCCGGCCGTCTTCATCGGTGCCGGTGGCGCCGCTCAAGCTGGTGTTGCGCACCGTCATCATCATGTTCACCACGCTGGTGGCGATGCTGCTGCCGTTTTTCAACGCGGTGCTGGGGCTCATCGGCGCGCTAGGGTTCTGGCCGCTGTCCGTCTACTTCCCTGTCAGCATGCACATCGCGAGGCTCAAGATCAGGCGCGGCGAGGGGCGGTGGTGCTGGCTGCAGGCCATGAGCTTCGTCTGCCTCGTCATCTCCCTCGCCGCAAGCATCGGATCCGTGCAGGACATCGTCCATAACCTCAAGACCGCCACACCATTCAAGACTGTAGACTGATTATTAACTACTAGCTAGTACTCCCTATTTGTAGTCGACGGATTATTAATCCGACTGACCTGAGGGACCCATGCGCACGGTAGCCTCACTTCTCCTTTTTGGCGTTAATTTGATTGATCGATCG
This region includes:
- the LOC123398469 gene encoding amino acid permease 6-like; amino-acid sequence: MEMERRSVVYDAEGGDDHERQGTVWTATSHIVAAVVGSGVLALAWTVAQLGWVVGPLVLLGFSCVTYYTSTLLANCYRYPDPVSGAVNREYIDAVRCYLGRKNVLLCGCAQYVNLWGTLVGYTITASTSMVAVKRVNCFHRSGFSTTGCNSSGSTYMVLFGLMQLLLSQLPSLHNIAWLSVVAVATSFGYSFISLGLCAAKWASHGDIRGTLAGADVDAPRDKAFNVLLALGNIAFSYTFADVLIEIQDTLKSPPAENKTMKRASLYGLSMTTVFYLLLGCTGYAAFGNDAAGNILTGLAFYEPYWLVDVANVCVIVHLAGAYQVFAQPIFARLESYVACRWPDAKIINATYYVRVPGRPSSSVPVAPLKLVLRTVIIMFTTLVAMLLPFFNAVLGLIGALGFWPLSVYFPVSMHIARLKIRRGEGRWCWLQAMSFVCLVISLAASIGSVQDIVHNLKTATPFKTVD